The Macadamia integrifolia cultivar HAES 741 chromosome 3, SCU_Mint_v3, whole genome shotgun sequence genome segment GATCGTATGGCCCACCTTATGCATGTAAAGCGTATGAAGAGAGAGACATCAAAGACAGATGGATGTGTGtttgtatgtatatatgttttttttttatcttgccAACATGATGTGAgtatattctaccaaaaaagaaaaaacatgatGTGAGAACAGTGTCGGAGAGCTAATTCAAACCCCAAATTTCTATTAGGCTATGTCTAGTTGTAAgttgtaagggaaattaaaggtAAAGGAAGCAGaaatttttcaaatataaaaaaagaaatttttttttttcattactcAACATGATTGTACATAATATTTAACAGTGTCCTTCTATTTGTTGGTTTTGGCCCACATAAGGCCATGAGAATTATAGAGTGCAGGGCAGGGGAGGGGAGTTTgtggagggagagagggaagCAGAAAGGGCTGTAGACATTGAAGGTGTTTACaacattttcccttttcttgttGATTCTATGGAAATTTATTTGGAATCTGAAAATGGTGCCCAAAAGTAAAGATGTTCATTTGGACATGTTGCTCTAATTTTCTTGTTGTTAAACATTTTCTATTCAAAAAAGAAGCTTGGAGCTAATGATTTGTGGCCAATGTGCTCTAGTGCTGAAGAGACTGTTGTTCACCCCCTTTTCCAATGTTCAGTGCGGCTGTTTGGGTGGTTTCTCCCTCGCAATTTAATACTAATGAGCTCCACCTTTCCATGGTATATAGGATTCAAGTATTGGCTTAAGTACATTTTTGCTTAATATAAGAGTTTCCCTTAACTTGGTCTTCTATTCTTTGACATGTTTGGAAAGCTAGGAGATGGGTCCTCTTGTTTGGCTGGCCCCTCTTTGGCTTCTCCTCAGGCTGATCTCTCATCTTGGGAAGATCAGTGATCTGATCCCCCTGCTAGTTGTTTTGTTATCTCTTCTGATGTCGCGTGGTGAGCTGAGTCTTGGAAAGGTGTCAGAGGTGTGGTCATTAAGGATCAGCAAGGTAGGTTTGTTGCAGCAAGGTGTAAGATGGATTATAGTACCTCTGTGTCTGCCTCTGAAGCAAAAGCCATTCGGGATGGCCTTGGCAATTTCGTTTGGTCTGCAGGCAGTTGTGTTCCTGAGTGATTGTATATATCTTCCCTGCAGCCATTGACTGGGCGACTTAAGAGTGTGGTAGATGATatcctttccctttttgtagGTCTGTCTTTTGTTTCGTTTTGCTTTATTTCCGTTCTGTTAACAGGGAAGTTCATGTCTAATCCCAGGGGACGTCTCGCCTGAGTATCTCTCGGGTTTGGTAGCTTCGCCCACCTTCATGTCTTGAAAATTGGGACGCTTCTAAGGGTTCCCTGTAGAATGGCAATACAATTTAAGACGCTTCCTTTATCTGCAGTCAGTGAATTGGTAGTGAtactcatggttttaagtatctccgatatcgatacgatacccttcgatacgtatcttaaatttagtcggccgatacgatacattaaattttttaaatcatttcgtatcgatatatatcctacaatacataccgatatgcatcaatacaccactaatacacatcgatacgatacgacatgcctcgatacgactctatgaaaaatataaaattaagctaaaatgtacgtttcggtatgtattggtacgtatcggtatgtatcgatcggtgagtatcggtatgtatcgatcggtacctatcggtatatatcagcacgtatcggtgagtatcgatatatatatatcggtacgtatcggtgagtatcgttacgtatcggtgctacggtcatataatggccaatataggtaatttttcagaaaaaaacgattttttgaagggtttttgttccaaagttgttgtcaaccatatttttccctaactaaagtggaaatcaaggttgggaacaaggattttacatttatgggacaactacagaccttgaattcttagtacgataccctcaatttagtgtttatgcataatacatgttgtcaatagctttttttaacaaattctttatgcaaaagtgtttaaaaaaatgttttctagccatttatgtgtgtatctttaacgtatcttagtgtatctccgatacgatacgataccctccaatacgtatcttaattttgaccgaccgatacNNNNNNNNNNNNNNNNNNNNccccccccccccccctttttttatggGTTGGGGAGGGAGGATGTCAATATGCAAGAATACAAACCCCGGTGTTTAATCACGGCAACATCCATTTAGATTGCAACTCCCCAACTCCTTTCCTTCAGCACATTTCAGTTTGTCCTCAACAAAGTGCCTAATAATGAACAGTATCACCTAAGGGTAATATTACCCTatgcattttatttataaaacaaCTTTGGGCCTGATTACTTGTGCCCATTAGAATGACTCAAAGCTGAGATACAAACCCAGTTAAAAGTTGTCATTGCATTCTAAAAGTCTTATGCCAGAAGCCATCCCAGATGCTAACGTTGTTCTATCACAATAAGCCTAAGCTCTATCACAAAAGCCCCAAAAGGACATAtcactttttcccttttgaagggGGTCTGGGGATAGTTAATCATAGGACTTCTACCCTTTTGAAGGCCAAatgcataaacagaaatacGCTGGTCAAAGGTGAACAAtgtaaacaaacaaaagaatgGAATTCCAACAGGACCAACACACACCTGACGCAATTCTCCTCccaatttaatggtttggttaggCATGCTTGAGAGGTCCAGAGCAACGTCTCCAGGAACCTAAACAAAGGTAATAAAtagcattaaaaaataaataaaaaataaaaaaataaaaaaataaaaaaataaaaaataaccacAGTCAAAGCAGAAAAGAAACTAATAGAATAAAATGTTTGTGGAATTGAAGGGTTGGGTGAAGGCCTTTCGGCATCCCAACAGGTAAAGTGACTTGAATGTAGAGGAGGATACTCACAACCATCTGATCAGTGAAGCTGGTAGGAGAATTTGAGGGCTTTCTGTCCATGTCTGTTTGCCCCAAACACACGCTCAGGGTTCCCTGTAGAGCTATCGAACTTGTTAGTAACAAACTGgatttccttcccttctccctttcaaaacttgaaaactaaaactagaaaagGTGTACTGTTTGCTTTTTAAACCTTGATTTTGAGAGAGGGAAGTCGAGAGCAAGTTTTAAATTCAGGAATCGGGGACGGAATCGGTAGGATCCCGGATTGGATCGGAATCAGCCGAAATCggtcccaaaaccctagaatcggccaTTTGATTCGAAAATTCATCAATTATAGGGATTCCTGGTGTGAATCAGCAGTATTGGATTGGCCAAAATCATACTTCCTTCTCCTacgcaataaaaaaaaatcatacttctctctctctctctctctctctctctctctctcattattaggggtagatatgtcattttataggagaggagagagaaagaaacatAGAAGCACTAATGTACCATAAACAAATGACATTGTTCTCTATTCCGGAGCAGCCTGGGCACCATAGACACAGTGCGTGAAATGACCGTTGTGTCCCTCTATGTTTAGGCACCGCATGTCTGGTTGCAAAGGGCACTCCCGAACAAAAACACTTGCCCTATAAAGAAGAAGGCTGCAAACCCCACTCACCAGAGAAGCGATGGTCCAACACTTAGACATTATAACATAGCATATCAAATTTTTAGAGGATGGGTCCACACATCAAAATATGCATCTCTTAGAGGGGCTTGCCACTTTGCCCTTCCTCATTTATATGCCCAAGACCCTCCTCTACTctaatgataaaaataaataaataaaaaaccccTTAAAGGATGGGTCCACACATTAATGGTTCTTTATAAGACTAagaggaaaaagatcctctccaattaatTATCTAAGGGAGGAGAAGACATGGGATACGCACCCATGTATTGGCTTACGTGTCCAAAATCCTCCCATATTTTGTCAGAGAAGTTATTCATAATCCATGGCTTATGGAGATCGTATGGCCCACCTTATGCATGTAGAGCGTATGAAGAGAGAGACATCAAAGACAGATGGATGTGTGtttgtatgtatatatgttttttttatcttgCCAACATGATGTGAgtatattctaccaaaaaagaaaaaacatgatGTGAGAACAGTGTCGGAGAGCTAATTCAAACCCCAAATTTCTATTAGGCTATGTCTAGTTGTAAgttgtaagggaaattaaaggtAAAGGAAGCAGaaatttttcaaatataaaaaaagaaatttttttttttcattactcAACATGATTGTACATAATATTTAACAGTGTCCTTCTATTTGTTGGTTTTGGCCCACATAAGGCCATGAGAATTATAGAGTGCAGGGCAGGGGAGGGGAgtttgtggagagagagagagagaagcagaaaGGGCTGTAGACATTGAAGGTGTTTACaacattttcccttttcttgtaGATTCTATGGAAATTTATTTGGAATCTGAAAATGGTGCCCAAAAGTAAAGATGTTCATTTGGACATGTTGCTCTAATTTTCTTGTTGTTAAACATTTTCTATTCAAAAAAGAAGCTTGGAGCTAATGATTTGTGGCCAATGTGCTCTAGTGCTGAAGAGACTGTTGTTCACCCCCTTTTCCAATGTTCAGTGCGGCTGTTTGGTTGGTTTCTCCCTCGTAATTTAATACTAATGAGCTCCACCTTTCCATGGTATATAGGATTCAAGTATTGGCTTAACTACATTTTTGCTTAATATAAGAGTTTCCCTTAACTTGGTCTTCTATTCTTTGACAAGTTTGGAAAGCTAGGAGATGGTTCCTCTTGTTTGGCTGGCCCCTCTTTGGCTTCTCCTCAGGCTGATCTCTCATCTTGGGAAGATCAGTTATCTGATCCCCCTGCTAGTTGTTTTGTTATCTCTTCTGATGTCGCATGGTGAGCTGAGTCTTGGAAAGGTGTCAGAGGTGTGGTCATTAAGGATCAGCTAGGTAGGTTTGTTGCAGCAAGGTGTAAGATGGATTATAGTACCTCTGTGTCTGCCTCTGAAGCGAAAGCCATTCGGGATGGCCTTGGCAATTTCGTTTGGTCTTTAGGCAGTTGTGTTCCTGAGTGATTGTATATATCTTCCCTGCAGCCATTGACTGGGCGACTTAAGAGTGTGGTAGATGAtatccttttcctttttgtagGTCTGTCTTTTGTTTCGTTTTGCTTTATTTCCGTTCTGTTAACAGGGAAGTTCATGTCTAATCCCAGGGGACGTCTCGCCTGAGTATCTCTCGGGTTTGGTAGCTTCGCCCACCTTCATGTCTTGAAAATTGGGACGCTTCTAAGGGTTCCCTGTAGAATGGCAATACAATTTAAGACGCTTCCTTTATCTGCAGTCAGTGAATTGGTAGTGATACTCTCTTAAATTCCTTGTGTATTAGAATGTGTTAGATTCACAAAATATTAGTTGACGAACCAAACAATGAATCACGTAACTATGCTCTGTGATCCAAAGATTTAGAAACTTGGGATATCCAGCAAATCCCATTTCTTAGTACTGGTTGACCTCCATAAGCCTTTGGTGTTGTGCACGTTACTTGGCTATGCTGATGATGGACCAGAATAACTTAAGACTCTTCATCTTTGATTTCACTGGCAGGGCATGGATCTGGATCCTGCAAATAAGGGGCATTGCTATCTGGAGGTGCCACCAacgctgctgctgctgctgctgccgcggccgccgccgccgccgatTATAGAGCACACCATATTTCACATGATGATAAACATTGAAAATTCAAGTACAGAATGGGAAAATTTTGAGATTTGGCCACGGAAGCATGGAAGTGGAAGTAAATCTTGTTTTTCCCAAGTACCAACTTTAGTAGTATTCTGTAATTTTGGAtgtgcttcctttttttttctttttttctttttattagcATCCATAGTCCTCTTGATGTGGGTTTAAGTACTTTGACATACATATGGGCATTGCTGCTCTGAGTGCTCTGTCAGGTTTTTGTGTTATTACCCCAAGTAAAGGAATGAACTACTCATCCCTTATGATGAGGCTGATACTTAAAATGCTTCTTGTTTCTTGGCTCAGGGTTGTACATAGAGTTCCATCCACAGAGCAAACATTTTCTACAGTGACATTCTCAGTTATAACCAGTTGCATCAACAAGAAACAATTTGTAAAGACCGATCATTCCTCCTGGTTGGAGGAAGGATCGAAATTATTTATAAGTAAGATTCCTAGATGCTTTCATCTTTGAAACCATGGTGCACTTTGGTCTTGTAGTTTAGTAAGTTCCATGTAAATTTTACTCAAGTCAATTCTATCTCTCATTTGTTTGGCTCGCAACCCATATGTTGACCACTCAAAAGTCGTTCATCATTTATCTATACATATGGGGGCTTTTACAACCTAAACATTAGAAAACGCCCAGAGATCAGCCATTCTTGCAATTTATTCCTTCTAAGTTCTACCTTTCAATTCTACAAGGATAGAAATAAGAACAGTCAAATTTCAGCATGAGTAGAAAGTCATAGAGACGTTGGTCAAACTTCAAAAGCCAGAGGATGGGGAtgaggaaaatgaaaaagacaaGGATTGGAAAGTCTCTCACAACAAAATGAATCCTATGCCGTATGTCAATGAACTTTAGGTGAAATTCAGGTGATCTCCAAAAGAAATGGTACTCCAGGATTCTTCAAATTAACACCACAACATAAATGTTTGCCCTGATGCTTAAAGACCTCCACATGTAGCTGCCCTCAAGTCCTACAAAATAATGTTGTAAAGTCTATCATTTCTCTTGCCAATCATGTTGCTCCTTTTATTGGTTCAAGAGACCCTCCAAGTCCAACAAATTATTCAGAAATTATTACAATGAACACAACTTGGTGAAATGACCATTAAACaacaaatagaaaataaatgcgtGCATGCCATAATAAACTTGGTGAAATTGAAAACCAGCACTACTAAGGAATGGTGCTCGATAGCGCATCACTTGTGAAAGGAACTTGTTGAATcatataaaattttagaaacatattaaatagaaataaaacgctttttttatgtttccaatatacaaaaatattatttaaatatagTGAACCATGGCACCACTTACATGGCAAACTTCAACATTGTTGCTATTAATCAATGGTAGCAATTGTGCGTCATTGGGAGGAAGATTTAACGGTTCCTACCAAATATAATGAAATAATAAGAagttaaaaaaacaaataataaaatcaggCATTAGTAATTATAATAGGTCTTACCTTGGACATTTCTTGAAAATTAGTGATATGGTGAGAAACAAGAGGTGAGAAGGAATGCTGAAATTGTATAGGACCACTACAAGGTAATGGGCACGACATCAAATTCAATTGACTTTGTGCTTGGGTAAATGCTTGTTTGTTCCCTTCCAAATTCTGGTTATTTTGTCCTGTGATTAATAAGTAATAAgcttatattttcttttgtcattaaaataaatacaatacaatttaaaaaattcagatTACATTATACTTACCTTGTTTCCCCTTTTTAGCTTGAGTGCTATTTGAGCTTTGAgacttcattttccttttcttctctagaaTGCTTATTATTTTGCCACCTAGTCCACCATCATCTTTTGCTTGAATTCTGTAGACTCGTTGGGACATTGGATCACCGCAGATTAAAGCActtgttttaggttttagttgtgcttcttcttttaaaatttcttcCACTTTTTCTTGTCCATCTCTCAGTAAGGTTTTCACAAACAAGGTAGCCTTCTCACTATTGGCAGCCCGTGTTGCAAGGGTAGCACTTTGCTGGCACATATCACTATAACGGGAACCAGTGCTTGCCTTCTCTTGAATAACACAACCATCATTGTCATTTACAATCCCAACCAGTGTAGGTTTAACAACCCTTTGTGACCTAAGCAAAAGAGCTTCAGTTTCAGTTGCAAGAGGATGATTGTGCTCATATGAAATTTCAGTGACCGACCATTTCCCATTCCTCATGCGTTTTACCACCATTCTTGCTTTACAACCAGTTCTTCTATCTGGGCGACTCTTTCTCAGGTTGAGAGTCCTTTTATCCACTCTGCGATGACCTTCTTTTGAGCATTCAAATATTCTTCGCCATACAACACCTTTTTGTGTTTTTCCTGACCGGCCTCTTCGGATGCTAAAACCAATTTTTCGAGCATATGAATTATAAAAATCATAAGCTTGTTCGTCAGAGACAAACTCCTTGCCAACTGATGGAATCTCACATTCTAAATCTTGAGCTTCTCCTGAAACAAATGCATCACAGATATCATCCGTTCTCTCTCTCAATAAGGTTTTCACGGACAAGGTAGAGTTCTCACTATTGGCAACCGGTGTTGCAAGGCTAACAGTTTGGCGGCACATATCACTGCAATGGGAACTAGTGCTTGCCTTCTCTTGAATAACACAACCATCATTGTCATTTACAATCCCAATCTGTGTAGGCTTTACAACCCTCTGTGACCTAAGCGAAAAAGCTTCCATTTCAGTTGCAAGAGGATGATTGTGCTCATATGCAATTTCAGTAACCGACCATTTCCCATCCTTCATACGTTTTATCACCATTCTTGCTTTACAACCAGTTCTTCTATCTGGACGACTCTTTCCCTGACTGAGAGTCCTTTTATCCACTCTTCGATAACCTTCTTTCGAGCATTCAAATATTCTTCGCCATACAACACCCTTTTGTGTTTTTCCTGACCGGCCTCTGCGGACACTAAAACCAATTTTTCGAGCATATGAATTATAAAAATCATAAGCTTGTTCATCAGAGACAAACTCCTTGCCGACTGATGGAATCTCATATTCTACATCTTGAGCATCTCTGGAAACAAATGCATCATTGACATCTTCCGTCCTCTCTCTCAATAAGGTTTTCACAGGCAAGGTAGCTTTCTCACTATTGGCAACCGGTGTTGCAAAGCTAACACTTTGGTGGCACATATCATTGCAATGggaacttgtgcttgccttctCTTGAATAACACAATCATCGCTGTCATTTACAATCCCAACCTGTGTAGGTTTTATAACCCTCAGTGACCTAAGCAAAAAAGCTTCCGTTTCAGTTGCAAGAGGATGATTGTGCTCATATGCAATTTCTGTAACCGACCATTTCCCATCCTTCATACGTTTTACCACCATTCTTGCTTTACAACCAGTTCTTCTATCTGGACGACTCTTTCTAAGATTGAGAGTCCTTTTATCCACTCTTCGATAACCTTCTTTTGAGCATTCAAATATTCTTCGCCATACAACACCTTTTTGCGTTTTTCCTGATCGGCCTCTTCGGATACTAAAACCAATTATCCGCGCATATGATTTATAAAAATCATAAGCTTGTTCATCAGAGACAAACTCCTTGCCAACTGTTGGAATCTCATATTCTAAATCTTGAGCTTCTGCTGAAACAAGTGCATCATTGATACCATCAATCCTCTTTTCTTTAGCAATTTGTTCAATACTTTCTTCGATATTTGTTTCCTCTCCGTTGCTCATCTCTGATTTACTTTCACTACTAGCTTCCATGGCAAAATCAGGTGCCCTGTAAATGATGCAAGGTAATAATATATGAGTAGAtgttaa includes the following:
- the LOC122073773 gene encoding uncharacterized protein LOC122073773 isoform X1 encodes the protein MEASSESKSEMSNGEETNIEESIEQIAKEKRIDGINDALVSAEAQDLEYEIPTVGKEFVSDEQAYDFYKSYARIIGFSIRRGRSGKTQKGVVWRRIFECSKEGYRRVDKRTLNLRKSRPDRRTGCKARMVVKRMKDGKWSVTEIAYEHNHPLATETEAFLLRSLRVIKPTQVGIVNDSDDCVIQEKASTSSHCNDMCHQSVSFATPVANSEKATLPVKTLLRERTEDVNDAFVSRDAQDVEYEIPSVGKEFVSDEQAYDFYNSYARKIGFSVRRGRSGKTQKGVVWRRIFECSKEGYRRVDKRTLSQGKSRPDRRTGCKARMVIKRMKDGKWSVTEIAYEHNHPLATEMEAFSLRSQRVVKPTQIGIVNDNDGCVIQEKASTSSHCSDMCRQTVSLATPVANSENSTLSVKTLLRERTDDICDAFVSGEAQDLECEIPSVGKEFVSDEQAYDFYNSYARKIGFSIRRGRSGKTQKGVVWRRIFECSKEGHRRVDKRTLNLRKSRPDRRTGCKARMVVKRMRNGKWSVTEISYEHNHPLATETEALLLRSQRVVKPTLVGIVNDNDGCVIQEKASTGSRYSDMCQQSATLATRAANSEKATLFVKTLLRDGQEKVEEILKEEAQLKPKTSALICGDPMSQRVYRIQAKDDGGLGGKIISILEKKRKMKSQSSNSTQAKKGKQGQNNQNLEGNKQAFTQAQSQLNLMSCPLPCSGPIQFQHSFSPLVSHHITNFQEMSKEPLNLPPNDAQLLPLINSNNVEVCHDLRAATCGGL
- the LOC122073773 gene encoding uncharacterized protein LOC122073773 isoform X2, with amino-acid sequence MEASSESKSEMSNGEETNIEESIEQIAKEKRIDGINDALVSAEAQDLEYEIPTVGKEFVSDEQAYDFYKSYARIIGFSIRRGRSGKTQKGVVWRRIFECSKEGYRRVDKRTLNLRKSRPDRRTGCKARMVVKRMKDGKWSVTEIAYEHNHPLATETEAFLLRSLRVIKPTQVGIVNDSDDCVIQEKASTSSHCNDMCHQSVSFATPVANSEKATLPVKTLLRERTEDVNDAFVSRDAQDVEYEIPSVGKEFVSDEQAYDFYNSYARKIGFSVRRGRSGKTQKGVVWRRIFECSKEGYRRVDKRTLSQGKSRPDRRTGCKARMVIKRMKDGKWSVTEIAYEHNHPLATEMEAFSLRSQRVVKPTQIGIVNDNDGCVIQEKASTSSHCSDMCRQTVSLATPVANSENSTLSVKTLLRERTDDICDAFVSGEAQDLECEIPSVGKEFVSDEQAYDFYNSYARKIGFSIRRGRSGKTQKGVVWRRIFECSKEGHRRVDKRTLNLRKSRPDRRTGCKARMVVKRMRNGKWSVTEISYEHNHPLATETEALLLRSQRVVKPTLVGIVNDNDGCVIQEKASTGSRYSDMCQQSATLATRAANSEKATLFVKTLLRDGQEKVEEILKEEAQLKPKTSALICGDPMSQRVYRIQAKDDGGLGGKIISILEKKRKMKSQSSNSTQAKKGKQGQNNQNLEGNKQAFTQAQSQLNLMSCPLPCSGPIQFQHSFSPLVSHHITNFQEMSKDLRAATCGGL